In the Podospora bellae-mahoneyi strain CBS 112042 chromosome 4, whole genome shotgun sequence genome, one interval contains:
- a CDS encoding hypothetical protein (EggNog:ENOG503NZ6P; COG:G; CAZy:GT69), which yields MNPEATTLPRLHCPQPDTSRYDYLVALENAETNSIRYLIALDLRQCVSLLPRLLGSVIEAIRFLGPQTCALSIIEGNSDDGTGEVLAALRPELDALTTTYYFKTSDINPKKGDRIQKLAQLRNMALQPLVDDTEAVKFSAKNTTIVFLNDVAICLEDILELLHQKRTLGADMMCAMDWTYVGPDPTFYDVWIARGMNGDSFFEIPPDGNWNSAWNLFWNNPSAQQRLLSHQPFQVFSCWNGAAAFTATPIMDRTIAFRAHREGECLQGEPQLLCKDMWFHGYGKIAVVPAVNLEYSNEDGKRIKEAKGHVSRWASTPGHRDEPIEWQLEPPEKIKCIPKYENQFFEAWNSTQPGT from the coding sequence ATGAATCCAGAAGCTACAACCTTACCTCGACTGCATTGCCCCCAACCCGACACATCCCGCTACGATTATCTCGTTGCACTGGAAAACGCGGAGACAAACTCAATCCGATACCTCATAGCACTCGATCTTCGACAATGTGTATCGCTTCTTCCCCGACTCTTGGGGAGCGTCATCGAGGCAATTCGATTTCTAGGTCCACAAACCTGCGCCTTGTCCATCATCGAGGGGAATTCGGACGACGGTACCGGGGAGGTCCTGGCTGCCTTACGACCCGAGTTGGATGCTTTGACAACCACCTATTACTTCAAGACGAGCGACATCAACCCAAAGAAGGGGGACCGAATCCAAAAGCTTGCTCAACTGAGGAATATGGCTCTTCAGCCGCTGGTAGACGACACCGAGGCCGTCAAGTTCTCCGCTAAGAATACAACCATTGTCTTTTTGAACGATGTGGCAATCTGTTTAGAAGATATTCTTGAGCTCTTACATCAGAAGCGCACACTCGGTGCCGACATGATGTGCGCTATGGACTGGACCTATGTTGGCCCAGACCCAACTTTTTACGATGTTTGGATAGCGCGAGGGATGAACGGAGACTCCTTCTTTGAGATTCCGCCCGATGGAAATTGGAACTCGGCCTGGAATCTCTTTTGGAATAATCCAAGCGCCCAGCAACGTTTGCTTTCGCACCAACCATTTCAGGTGTTTTCCTGCTGGAACGGAGCCGCGGCGTTTACAGCGACACCCATCATGGATCGAACCATTGCATTTCGAGCCCATAGGGAGGGCGAATGTCTTCAGGGTGAGCCACAGTTGCTCTGCAAAGACATGTGGTTCCACGGCTATGGAAAGATTGCTGTTGTTCCTGCCGTCAACCTCGAGTACTCGAACGAGGATGGCAAACGGATCAAAGAGGCAAAAGGCCATGTTTCCCGCTGGGCCAGCACGCCTGGGCACCGGGACGAACCTATCGAGTGGCAACTTGAACCACCTGAGAAGATCAAGTGCATACCAAAGTACGAGAATCAGTTCTTTGAAGCCTGGAACTCGACACAGCCCGGAACCTGA
- a CDS encoding hypothetical protein (EggNog:ENOG503PEVW) has product MAPITPLQKLSIFQHNTTSPVDSKAMNDAFALFSFLPAELRVKIWRTSLQRQRIIQVVLTPLHEAKSRYVIESNIDTPNGEEFIAEVGGVKTISKLMRVNREARHEALLFYRVHLPCRFIKPWEIKAQPVAHPRGVLYFNPEHDFLHIFHTKGNDGENPASLVTPSNFLYHLKTTHDRRHVGLLNLALDRDPAKADWRAGAVRFDASFEASKLVPKVRKALKQTLAQLREVFFVFRTPVVRDGDRPDEDQFGLLHDSPLPIWSASPGFDRIAHDPRPGVLDALRENASFYWFGLDSTLNDWNRLLDVLGVPSLGSNPPVRTRYSCGLTYSVDSALTWESLVRKAVPKPQNYVFDVETAQNYLSLQQKRTGGASAAGWMPTFGFWLFRLPEGIEHISRFRNSYHDGQGRLLLRQPMPDLTKVWPELLVSNL; this is encoded by the coding sequence ATGGCACCCATAACTCCGTTGCAAAAGCTCTCCATTTTCCagcacaacaccaccagccctgTCGACAGCAAGGCGATGAATGATGCCTTTGCATTGTTCTCATTCTTACCTGCAGAACTGCGGGTCAAAATTTGGAGGACCTCTCTCCAACGCCAACGAATCATCCAGGTGGTGCTCACACCACTCCACGAAGCCAAAAGCCGCTACGTCATCGAGAGCAACATCGACACGCCAAATGGCGAGGAGTTCATCGCTGAAGTTGGCGGTGTCAAAACCATCAGCAAGCTGATGCGCGTCAACAGGGAAGCTAGGCACGAAGCACTGCTGTTCTACCGCGTACACCTTCCTTGCAGATTCATCAAACCCTGGGAGATCAAAGCCCAACCAGTTGCCCACCCCCGTGGGGTCCTTTACTTCAACCCTGAACACGACTTCCTCCACATTTTTCACACCAAAGGCAACGACGGGGAGAACCCGGCTTCTCTTGTGACGCCGTCGAATTTCCTCTACCATCTCAAAACAACTCATGACCGCCGACATGTCGGCTTGCTCAACCTCGCACTTGACAGAGACCCAGCCAAGGCGGACTGGAGGGCCGGCGCGGTGCGGTTTGACGCCTCTTTTGAGGCGTCCAAGCTTGTTCCAAAAGTCAGGAAGGCTTTGAAACAAACACTTGCCCAACTGAGGGAGGTTTTCTTCGTTTTCCGCACGCCTGTCGTCCGAGATGGCGACCGGCCTGACGAGGATCAGTTTGGATTGCTTCATGATAGCCCTCTGCCCATCTGGTCAGCTTCCCCTGGCTTTGACCGTATCGCCCACGATCCGCGCCCTGGTGTCCTTGATGCTCTGAGAGAGAACGCAAGCTTCTACTGGTTCGGTCTCGACAGCACGCTCAACGACTGGAATCGCCTTCTCGATGTGCTCGGGGTGCCGTCGTTGGGGTCGAACCCGCCTGTCCGGACTCGGTATTCGTGCGGCTTGACATACTCGGTCGACAGCGCTCTGACGTGGGAGTCTCTTGTGAGGAAGGCAGTGCCAAAGCCGCAAAACTACGTGTTTGATGTCGAGACGGCGCAGAACTATCTCAGTTTGCAGCAGAAGAGAACTGGGGGTGCGAGTGCTGCTGGGTGGATGCCGACGTTCGGGTTCTGGTTGTTCCGGTTGCCCGAGGGGATTGAGCATATCTCTCGGTTTCGCAACAGTTACCATGATGGTCAGGGccgtctgctgctgcgccaGCCTATGCCGGACCTGACAAAGGTTTGGCCGGAGCTGCTGGTTTCGAATTTGTAG
- a CDS encoding hypothetical protein (EggNog:ENOG503NXJF; COG:S), whose translation MPNFTEWKARIRRQAKPHSKFQLHDVYSATPLTPNTTRVIRLLPQREPTTTQIKCELFTYNLSGKQSGERHLYEAVSYVWGTGPRCHSITLNNCAFPVTENLHAALWHLRDRQLERVLWVDAVCINQNDNKEKERQIPLMRTIYAQAGRVIVWLGLPLNGHGDQALGSIRQAGGEGLTAMEDDYTSVMVLLRRDWFRRMWILQEVGVARSVVVMCGSVQIDGHAFCQGLAGMDHLLPVDLHPIIHPVVQLIRGAPYRPKYQLDSRGVFSMGELLDMYRSCRATLQHDKIYALLGLSLDGLDAPALQPNYSLPWHEVFQRATAHIFGASCTVKTWPESHTAVITGKCLFLGQITSIDQDNNHGDGQVHVWVHCTTAAQSLGYGEHGWDCAFPPFSESVREGDIVCHLQGAARPSIVRLCQDHFTVIKTSAPSAPPGEPDRQSNPSEDHLSNIALTFTIPPGSSNNSYYDEAEQSTELLTITPSYHEDPSTETKRLYDTAALLEDRFVRSLHYNGNLSPALQHLISQCSPKVPISEQLLQSVVSCPTGEPVQIMQLLFQKRGDKLPITESIVRAAAANSRLGYPILQLLFQKRGESLPVSEQVVVAAAGNTDKGCQIMSLLFEQRGRGLVISEEAVVAAAGNYWSGHQILRLFFEQRGDNLPISERVVETGAGNTRCGYETVKVLLQQRKSLQISDGVVTEAAGNPRHGHDIMRFLFARDEDLAISENVVKAAAGNGENGYEIMLLLLEKRGKRLPISDEVVKAAQANSLYGHDIMQLLASAQSA comes from the exons ATGCCCAACTTTACAGAATGGAAAGCCCGCATCCGCCGTCAAGCAAAACCACACTCCAAATTCCAGCTCCATGATGTCTATTCCGCGACCCCGCTGACACCCAACACAACCCGCGTGATCCGACTGCTACCACAACGtgaacccaccaccacccaaataAAATGCGAGCTGTTCACCTACAACCTCTCGGGAAAACAAAGCGGGGAAAGACACCTCTACGAAGCCGTCTCATACGTCTGGGGAACAGGCCCAAGATGCCACTCCATTACGCTCAACAACTGCGCCTTTCCCGTGACAGAAAATCTCCACGCGGCCCTCTGGCACCTCCGAGACCGACAGCTGGAGCGGGTGCTGTGGGTTGACGCCGTCTGTATCAACCAGAACGAtaacaaggagaaggagaggcagATCCCGCTTATGCGCACCATTTACGCGCAGGCCGGACGGGTGATTGTCTGGTTGGGATTGCCGTTGAATGGTCATGGTGATCAGGCGCTGGGGAGTATCCGGCAggctggtggggagggacTGACTGCGATGGAAGATGATTATACGTctgtgatggtgttgttgcggaGGGATTGGTTTCGCCGGATGTGG ATCCTCCAGGAAGTAGGCGTTGCACGGTCGGTGGTTGTAATGTGTGGATCAGTCCAGATAGACGGGCACGCCTTCTGTCAGGGTCTTGCTGGGATGGATCATCTCCTACCAGTCGATCTacaccccatcatccaccccgtcGTCCAGCTCATCCGCGGCGCACCATACCGACCAAAATACCAGCTCGATTCACGGGGTGTCTTTTCCATGGGCGAGTTGCTGGACATGTACCGCTCCTGCAGAGCCACCCTCCAGCACGACAAGATATACGCATTGCTCGGCCTAAGTCTCGACGGCCTCGATGCTCCTGCCTTACAGCCAAATTACTCCCTGCCGTGGCATGAAGTTTTCCAAAGGGCCACTGCGCATATTTTTGGCGCGTCATGCACGGTGAAGACGTGGCCGGAAAGCCACACGGCAGTCATCACGGGAAAGTGTCTCTTCTTGGGGCAAATCACATCTATTGATCAGGATAACAATCATGGAGACGGCCAGGTGCACGTATGGGTCCACTGCACCACGGCCGCGCAGTCACTCGGGTACGGCGAGCATGGATGGGATTGTGCTTTCCCGCCTTTTTCAGAGTCGGTCCGGGAGGGGGATATCGTATGCCATCTGCAGGGTGCGGCAAGGCCGAGCATCGTTCGACTCTGCCAGGATCACTTTACCGTCATAAAAACCTCGGCACCGTCTGCACCACCCGGGGAACCGGATCGACAATCTAATCCATCAGAGGATCACCTCTCCAATATCGCCCTCACGTTCACAATCCCCCCAGGGAGTTCAAACAACAGCTACTATGACGAGGCAGAACAATCTACCGAACTACTCACCATAACACCATCCTACCACGAAGACCCCTCAACCGAAACAAAAAGACTATACGACACAGCAGCCCTCCTAGAGGACCGTTTCGTCCGCTCCCTCCACTACAACGGCAACCTGTCCCCAGCCCTGCAACACCTCATCTCCCAATGCAGCCCCAAAGTCCCCATCTCTGAACAACTCCTCCAATCCGTCGTCTCATGCCCAACCGGCGAACCGGTCCAAATAATGCAACTTCTCTTCCAAAAACGCGGCGACAAACTCCCCATAACAGAATCCATAGTCCGGGCTGCGGCGGCAAATTCACGATTGGGGTACCCAATCCTACAGCTCCTTTTCCAAAAGCGAGGGGAATCCCTCCCGGTTTCGGAACAGGTAGTCGTAGCCGCCGCAGGGAACACTGACAAGGGATGTCAAATCATGAGTCTTCTCTTTGAGCAACGGGGGCGGGGGCTTGTCATCTCGGAAGAAGCGGTTGTGGCGGCCGCAGGTAACTATTGGTCTGGACATCAAATCCTCCGTCTTTTCTTTGAACAGCGCGGAGACAACCTCCCAATTTCTGAACGCGTGGTCGAGACCGGGGCGGGAAATACTCGATGCGGATACGAGACCGTGAAAgttctcctccagcaacGAAAAAGTCTACAAATTTCAGACGGGGTGGTGACAGAAGCAGCGGGAAACCCCCGGCATGGTCATGATATCATGCGCTTTCTTTTCGCGCGAGACGAAGACCTGGCAATATCTGAAAACGTGGTCAAGGCCGCGGCAGGGAATGGAGAAAACGGATATGAGATTATGCTCCTGCTTCTCGAGAAGCGAGGCAAGCGCCTACCAATCTCTGACGAGGTCGTCAAGGCGGCGCAGGCCAATTCCTTGTATGGACATGATATTATGCAACTTTTGGCTTCAGCTCAGAGCGCctga
- a CDS encoding hypothetical protein (EggNog:ENOG503PYAC) translates to MKFLGITTLLLPATALAQGVVFTRQIIATGDGCNSATIRPVFSADNRSVEVTLDRFFAQLPIPRETFCSLDFRVTHPVGRSTVNAVATLIGDVSLPEAGVSAFVQRNYVISPTTVGRPTGETDPPALEFVGPTAVGFNEVDRFTYSQSFTATQDRTVSIKLNDARLRLQQSTGDEGFIRQSVFILDIHDQSSS, encoded by the coding sequence ATGAAGTTCCTCGGCATCACcactcttctcctccccgccaccgCACTGGCTCAAGGTGTCGTGTTCACACGCCAAATCATTGCCACTGGCGATGGGTGCAACTCGGCCACCATCCGCCCCGTCTTCAGCGCCGACAACAGGTCCGTGGAGGTCACACTTGACCGCTTCTTCGCCCAgctccccatcccccgcGAGACCTTCTGCTCTCTCGACTTCCGCGTAACGCACCCCGTCGGCCGTAGCACCGTCAACGCTGTCGCCACGCTCATCGGCGATGTCTCGTTGCCAGAGGCGGGTGTTTCCGCCTTTGTGCAGCGCAACTACGTgatctcccccaccaccgtgGGACGTCCCACTGGCGAGACCGACCCTCCCGCGCTCGAGTTTGTCGGACCTACCGCTGTTGGCTTCAACGAGGTGGACCGGTTCACCTACAGCCAGAGCTTCACCGCCACCCAGGACCGCACCGTCAGCATCAAGCTCAATGACGCCCGGCTTCGCCTTCAGCAGTCTACCGGGGATGAGGGGTTTATCCGCCAGTCCGTGTTCATCCTTGACATTCACGATCAGTCTTCGTCTTGA
- a CDS encoding hypothetical protein (EggNog:ENOG503PS1W) produces the protein MSAARSLTTLPGVLRSRLPQRTILPACRQQVRHVNTDHEELGGVQGSEPPSPKKNPVNWRAGTITGVGVGIACGLMLWSKKKDAKI, from the exons ATGTCAGCCGCCAGAtcgctcaccaccctccccggtGTCCTCAGATCCCGCCTTCCTCAACgaaccatcctccccgcctgCCGCCAACAAGTCCGCCATGTCAACACCGACCACGAAGAGCTAGGCGGAGTCCAGGGCTCAGAACCTCCAAGCCCAAAGAAGAACCCCGTCAATTG GAGAGCCGGAACCATCACTGGTGTCGGAGTAGGAATTGCCTGCGGGTTGATGCTCTGGTCTAAGAAGAAGGACGCCAAGATATAA
- a CDS encoding hypothetical protein (EggNog:ENOG503P6YV), translating to MAETTTTTDPATGSAPTPTSTTAAPVAASTTAPAPVPTQASDPAQSTPHFAPGHFVPAPLNAPPQYVSPRSYRVTKLAGRIFSIICCIAAIGLSAGLMADSRTDGVYGFYGIIIIPSTIVCVVWDVAEIICIMKREGNRGIHPGAIVGVDLILWLGLVFLTLLTVTLSATHAERHIEGYYETWDSETGRWTSSIDLDSPEIRALVRKISGLSQTLSAFVVFLTLTHLGLFIIGCIETNYRNRRPRIVYVMAPPPANAYAPAAPPGVLPAPYGAPMMRTPPQVIPMMPIQPVSVHVPVRETKPVVAQQERYA from the exons ATGGCtgagacgacgacgacgaccgaCCCGGCGACGGGGTCGGCACCAACGCCAACATCTACTACAGCAGCACCCGTGGCAGCATCTACAACAGCACCTGCACCAGTGCCGACACAAGCATCAGACCCAGCACAGTCAACGCCACATTTTGCTCCAGGCCATTTCGTGCCTGCTCCGCTGAACGCGCCGCCACAATATGTGTCGCCGAGATCTTATCGGGTCACCAAGTTGGCTGGCAGGATATTTTCGATTATTTGCTGCATCGCCGCCATAGGTCTTTCGGCCGGCCTGATGGCTGATTCAAGAACTGATGGCGTTTATGGCTTTtacggcatcatcatcataccGTCG ACCATCGTCTGCGTGGTTTGGGACGTTGCCGAAATCATCTGCATCATGAAGCGTGAAGGCAACAGGGGCATCCACCCCGGCGCCATTGTCGGTGTTGACCTGATCCTCTGGCTTGGCCTGGTCTTTTTGACCCTCTTGACCGTTACACTCTCGGCGACACATGCAGAACGGCACATTGAGGGGTATTACGAAACCTGGGATTCTGAAACTGGGAGGTGGACATCGTCTATCGACCTCGATTCGCCCGAAATAAGGGCTCTTGTGAGAAAAATCAGTGGTCTCTCACAGACATTATCTGCCTTTGTTGTCTTCTTGAC TCTGACGCACCTTGGCCTTTTTATCATTGGGTGTATCGAGACGAATTATCGGAACAGGCGGCCGAGGATTGTCTATGTGATGGCACCGCCTCCAGCGAATGCATACGCTCCTGCCGCTCCTCCGGGCGTGTTGCCTGCACCGTATGGAGCTCCGATGATGCGAACTCCTCCTCAGGTGATACCTATGATGCCAATCCAGCCTGTGTCCGTGCATGTGCCTGTCCGGGAGACAAAGCCGGTTGTTGCGCAGCAGGAGAGATATGCTTGA